The following proteins are encoded in a genomic region of Saccharopolyspora antimicrobica:
- a CDS encoding TetR/AcrR family transcriptional regulator: protein MQTQQASTGRRKRMSRAEREQQILAVAEEVFAADGYQATSMDDIAARVGLSKPMLYEYFGSKEGLLLACLKRCKRELIEASTVAAAGADTPEQLMHDCLLAFFRFGDEHAQAWALLRNESAVPSASVSSELEAIRLQQRDFTSGLLKAARPDLDDEQLEAFAEAIIGACERLALWREQRPEVTPEKATEHLMTLFAPSLTQNLR from the coding sequence GTGCAGACCCAGCAGGCATCAACCGGCCGGCGCAAGCGGATGTCGCGAGCCGAGCGGGAGCAGCAGATCCTGGCCGTGGCCGAGGAGGTGTTCGCCGCCGACGGCTACCAGGCGACCTCCATGGACGACATCGCGGCGCGGGTGGGCCTGTCCAAGCCGATGCTCTACGAGTACTTCGGCTCCAAGGAGGGCTTGCTGCTGGCCTGCCTGAAGCGGTGCAAGCGGGAGCTCATCGAGGCCAGCACCGTCGCGGCCGCCGGGGCGGACACCCCGGAACAACTCATGCACGACTGCCTGCTGGCGTTCTTCAGGTTCGGCGACGAGCACGCGCAGGCCTGGGCATTGCTGCGCAACGAGTCCGCCGTGCCCAGTGCGTCGGTGAGCTCCGAGCTCGAAGCGATCCGGTTGCAGCAGCGGGATTTCACATCCGGGCTGCTGAAAGCCGCCCGCCCAGATCTCGACGACGAGCAGCTGGAGGCCTTCGCCGAGGCGATCATCGGCGCCTGCGAGCGGCTGGCGCTGTGGCGGGAGCAGCGCCCGGAGGTCACGCCGGAGAAAGCGACCGAGCACCTGATGACGCTGTTCGCGCCGAGCCTCACCCAGAACCTCCGGTGA
- a CDS encoding flavin-containing monooxygenase, with the protein MAQRQSKDQRSYRTSVVIVGTGFSGLGMAIKLKQAGIEDFIVLEKAADLGGTWRDNTYPGCACDVPSLMYSFSFEQNPNWSRMFARQGEISDYLQHCADKYRVRDHIHYGVEFSGAEYDEATQTWRVSTADGSEYVGKALVSGVGALHIPSYPELPGVQDFEGEVFHSAEWNHDFDLAGKRVAVIGTGASAIQFVPQIAKKVAKLHLFQRTPPWIQPKPDRPVPEALQRLFRRVPLVQRAARAALYWTLEARYFAVFNKHLGKLSEHLSKRYIRKAVKDPEVRAAVTPDYSMGCKRILLSSDYYPALNRSNVDLVTSGVAEVRKNSVVTGDGQEHPVDAIIYGTGFHVTDAFDHLTIVGRDGRKLQDAWRNGMEAYLGVAVSGFPNLFFLLGPNTGLGHNSVVFMIESQLNYVLGALRGICRGKVAQLDVRQSVQDDFNSEIQSELGDAVWSAGGCRSWYLDENGVNRTIWPGFTWKYWLRTRKVDPADFEITAARGR; encoded by the coding sequence ATGGCGCAACGGCAGTCGAAGGACCAGCGCAGTTACCGAACCTCGGTGGTCATCGTGGGGACCGGGTTCTCCGGTCTGGGCATGGCCATCAAGCTCAAGCAGGCCGGGATCGAGGACTTCATCGTCCTGGAGAAGGCCGCTGACCTCGGTGGCACCTGGCGCGACAACACCTATCCGGGCTGCGCCTGCGACGTGCCGTCCCTGATGTACTCCTTCTCGTTCGAGCAGAACCCGAACTGGTCGCGGATGTTCGCCAGGCAGGGCGAGATCTCGGACTACCTGCAGCACTGCGCGGACAAGTACCGGGTCCGCGACCACATCCACTACGGCGTGGAGTTCTCCGGCGCCGAGTACGACGAGGCCACCCAGACCTGGCGCGTGAGCACCGCGGACGGCTCCGAGTACGTGGGCAAGGCGCTGGTCTCCGGCGTCGGCGCCCTGCACATCCCGAGCTACCCGGAACTGCCGGGCGTGCAGGACTTCGAGGGCGAGGTGTTCCACTCCGCGGAGTGGAACCACGACTTCGACCTGGCCGGCAAGCGCGTAGCGGTGATCGGCACCGGCGCCAGCGCGATCCAGTTCGTGCCCCAGATCGCCAAGAAGGTCGCCAAGCTGCACCTGTTCCAGCGCACGCCCCCGTGGATCCAGCCCAAGCCCGACCGGCCGGTCCCCGAAGCCCTCCAGCGCCTGTTCCGCCGGGTTCCGCTGGTCCAGCGGGCGGCCCGCGCCGCGCTCTACTGGACCCTCGAGGCGCGCTACTTCGCGGTGTTCAACAAGCACCTCGGCAAGCTCTCCGAGCACCTGTCGAAGCGCTACATCCGCAAGGCGGTCAAGGATCCCGAGGTGCGCGCCGCGGTCACTCCGGACTACTCCATGGGCTGCAAGCGGATCCTGCTCTCCAGCGACTACTACCCGGCGCTCAACCGATCCAATGTGGACCTGGTGACCAGCGGTGTCGCCGAGGTGCGGAAGAACTCCGTGGTCACAGGTGACGGCCAGGAACACCCGGTGGACGCGATCATCTACGGCACCGGTTTCCACGTCACCGACGCCTTCGATCACCTGACCATCGTCGGCCGCGACGGGCGCAAGCTCCAGGACGCGTGGCGCAACGGGATGGAGGCTTACCTGGGCGTTGCCGTCTCCGGCTTCCCGAACCTGTTCTTCCTGCTGGGGCCCAACACCGGGCTCGGCCACAACTCCGTGGTGTTCATGATCGAGTCGCAGCTGAACTACGTGCTCGGCGCCTTGCGAGGGATCTGCCGCGGCAAGGTGGCCCAGCTCGACGTCCGCCAGTCGGTGCAGGACGACTTCAACAGCGAGATCCAGTCCGAGCTCGGCGACGCGGTGTGGTCGGCTGGCGGCTGCCGCAGCTGGTACCTCGACGAGAACGGCGTCAACCGCACCATCTGGCCCGGCTTCACCTGGAAGTACTGGCTGCGCACTCGAAAGGTGGATCCTGCGGACTTCGAGATCACCGCGGCGCGGGGTCGTTGA
- a CDS encoding DUF6319 family protein, producing the protein MSPLSSDELREIRDELNAGTTPTVWFTGSAIGVPEGRSGKVISLGEPAEGDFIQVRPAGSKDVLSFSAAEVTKVKPPRKRAAAPEPAKPAPSAAKPKTVGATLPRVTTAAQAKPAQSAAKPATPAKQAEAAKPSAEEKPAARRKPRPPKAVGGATVTLTADDDGQWSVEVSTPKKRVLKPTPVQAGAVAQAAKALHDDVAAAVEPLIEAAREQQRVRVEQLRAELAAAEAALNDLRS; encoded by the coding sequence ATGTCACCGCTGTCGTCCGACGAACTGCGCGAGATCCGCGACGAGCTGAACGCCGGAACCACGCCGACGGTGTGGTTCACCGGCTCCGCCATCGGCGTTCCGGAAGGACGCTCGGGGAAGGTGATCTCGCTCGGCGAGCCGGCCGAAGGCGACTTCATCCAGGTCCGCCCGGCCGGTTCGAAGGACGTCCTGTCCTTCTCCGCGGCGGAGGTCACGAAGGTGAAGCCACCGCGCAAGCGCGCCGCCGCGCCCGAGCCGGCGAAGCCGGCTCCCAGCGCGGCGAAGCCCAAGACGGTGGGAGCGACGTTGCCCCGGGTGACGACTGCGGCGCAGGCGAAGCCCGCGCAGAGCGCGGCGAAGCCGGCCACCCCGGCGAAGCAGGCGGAAGCGGCGAAGCCGAGCGCGGAGGAGAAGCCGGCGGCCCGGCGCAAGCCGCGCCCGCCGAAGGCGGTCGGCGGGGCGACGGTGACGCTGACGGCCGACGACGACGGCCAGTGGAGCGTGGAGGTCAGCACACCCAAGAAGCGGGTGCTGAAGCCGACCCCGGTGCAGGCCGGAGCGGTGGCGCAAGCGGCGAAGGCGCTGCACGACGACGTCGCGGCGGCGGTCGAGCCGCTGATCGAAGCGGCCCGGGAACAGCAGCGGGTCCGAGTCGAACAGCTCCGCGCGGAACTGGCAGCGGCCGAAGCGGCCCTGAACGACCTCCGCTCCTGA
- a CDS encoding M14 family zinc carboxypeptidase, with the protein MHRMRVLALAAVVAGAAFVPATTTAPLSSAAPPPCSEEPRENPISEFTSYDELLVELDRIERVSAGRVVVEKIGESNRGRDMLLARVGTGPKVVLITAEIHGNEKTGPDAALDIIDYLGTSNSAHARRIREQLTVVAMPKINPDAGALDRRGNDMTWEEAQARFPQLATAQAPWNYYTEPRQGDDYSQRPGFDVNRDYNPDLDYQPQPQDFPGASDKPGWFISPETQAVRDVYRSLRDEFGAVDTYIDLHHQGACYTVPGTDRFVTMSLSGKFVADPATPEGSAYAEFADTFRPEYSKQLNVAAYNALQAAANQNPDFGNITLYPQDTNLPGTGLGSFQLNGSGAVLFEVRGQTQNLGEQHRGMLTRTVYIGLDGILSSIASGQVDNLDPADYDRIPPTDRGQQAKSAITEIE; encoded by the coding sequence ATGCACCGGATGCGAGTACTGGCACTGGCCGCCGTGGTCGCGGGCGCGGCGTTCGTCCCCGCGACGACCACCGCACCGCTGAGCTCGGCAGCACCGCCGCCGTGCAGCGAGGAACCGCGAGAGAACCCGATCTCGGAGTTCACCAGCTACGACGAGCTCCTGGTCGAGCTCGACCGGATCGAGCGCGTCAGCGCGGGCCGGGTCGTGGTGGAGAAAATCGGCGAATCCAACCGGGGCCGCGACATGCTGCTGGCCCGGGTCGGCACCGGGCCGAAGGTGGTGCTGATCACCGCGGAGATCCACGGCAACGAGAAGACAGGGCCGGACGCGGCGCTGGACATCATCGACTACCTGGGCACTTCGAACTCCGCGCACGCCAGGAGGATCCGCGAGCAGCTGACCGTGGTGGCCATGCCGAAGATCAACCCCGATGCCGGAGCGCTGGACCGGCGCGGCAACGACATGACGTGGGAGGAAGCTCAGGCGCGCTTCCCGCAGCTGGCGACCGCGCAGGCCCCGTGGAACTACTACACCGAGCCGCGGCAGGGGGACGATTACTCGCAGCGCCCCGGCTTCGACGTCAACCGCGACTACAACCCGGACCTCGACTACCAGCCGCAGCCGCAGGACTTCCCCGGCGCCAGCGACAAGCCGGGTTGGTTCATCAGCCCCGAAACGCAGGCAGTGCGCGATGTGTACCGGTCGCTGCGCGACGAGTTCGGGGCGGTCGACACCTACATCGACCTGCACCACCAGGGCGCCTGCTACACGGTTCCGGGCACTGACCGCTTCGTGACGATGAGCCTGTCCGGCAAGTTCGTCGCCGACCCGGCCACTCCCGAGGGCTCGGCGTACGCCGAGTTCGCCGACACCTTCCGGCCCGAGTACTCCAAGCAGCTCAACGTGGCCGCCTACAACGCGCTGCAGGCGGCGGCCAACCAGAACCCCGACTTCGGCAACATCACGCTCTACCCGCAGGACACCAACCTGCCCGGCACGGGCCTTGGTTCGTTCCAGCTCAACGGCAGCGGCGCGGTGCTGTTCGAGGTGCGCGGCCAGACCCAGAACCTCGGTGAGCAGCACCGGGGGATGCTGACCCGCACGGTCTACATCGGCCTCGACGGGATCCTCTCGTCGATCGCGAGCGGGCAGGTCGACAACCTCGACCCGGCCGACTACGACCGCATCCCGCCCACCGACCGCGGCCAGCAGGCCAAGAGCGCGATCACCGAGATCGAGTAG
- a CDS encoding MFS transporter: MATVGGFAGYILLMPVLPLWAVVGGAGEIAAGATNAVFMLVTVITQLCMPWLLKRIDHRVAFGLGTILIGLPTPLYALSSDLWLLLAVSSVRGIGFGLLTVTGAALVAELVPVEQRGRAAALYGLSIGLPNVIFLPVGVWLTQQIGFTPLFWIAGVLPVAATTVLFGMSRVQAREPAGKASATTFPLALLPSWTVMTAVAVGAGGIIAFLPLAIGESVAPAALMTFGAATMLGRWGAGQLGDRLGQHRILVPSVLLAGLGAGLLAVAAWGADPIALLGTVAFGCGFGAVQNTTLVMMFERTSSGVASTAWNIAYDAGQGLGSLGFGILIALSGYPLTFVIMAVLIGACAPLAFGRRRG; the protein is encoded by the coding sequence GTGGCAACGGTGGGTGGCTTCGCCGGGTACATCCTGCTGATGCCGGTGCTGCCGCTGTGGGCGGTGGTGGGTGGCGCCGGTGAGATCGCGGCCGGCGCGACGAACGCCGTCTTCATGCTGGTGACGGTGATCACACAGCTCTGCATGCCGTGGTTGCTCAAACGCATCGACCACCGGGTCGCCTTCGGCCTGGGCACGATCCTGATCGGTCTGCCCACACCGCTCTACGCACTGTCCAGCGACCTCTGGTTATTGCTCGCGGTGTCGAGCGTGCGGGGCATCGGCTTCGGACTGCTGACCGTGACCGGTGCCGCGCTCGTGGCGGAGCTCGTTCCGGTCGAGCAGCGCGGCCGGGCGGCGGCCTTGTACGGGCTGTCGATCGGGCTGCCGAACGTGATCTTCCTGCCGGTGGGAGTCTGGCTGACCCAGCAGATCGGATTCACCCCGCTGTTCTGGATCGCGGGTGTGCTCCCGGTCGCCGCCACAACCGTGCTGTTCGGCATGTCCCGCGTGCAGGCCCGCGAACCCGCGGGCAAGGCGAGCGCCACGACCTTCCCCCTCGCGCTGCTGCCGTCCTGGACGGTCATGACCGCGGTGGCGGTCGGCGCCGGGGGCATCATCGCCTTCCTGCCGTTGGCGATCGGCGAGTCGGTCGCCCCGGCGGCGCTGATGACCTTCGGCGCCGCCACGATGCTCGGCCGCTGGGGAGCGGGCCAGCTCGGCGACCGGCTCGGCCAGCACCGCATCCTGGTCCCGTCGGTGCTGCTGGCGGGGCTCGGCGCCGGACTGCTCGCGGTGGCGGCGTGGGGCGCGGACCCGATTGCCCTGCTCGGCACGGTCGCGTTCGGCTGCGGCTTCGGCGCGGTGCAGAACACGACCCTGGTCATGATGTTCGAGCGGACCTCTTCCGGCGTGGCCAGCACGGCCTGGAACATCGCCTACGACGCGGGCCAGGGGCTCGGCTCGCTCGGCTTCGGCATCCTGATCGCCCTGTCCGGCTATCCCCTCACCTTCGTGATCATGGCCGTGCTCATCGGTGCCTGCGCGCCGCTTGCCTTCGGCCGCCGGCGTGGTTGA